From Nitrospirota bacterium, one genomic window encodes:
- a CDS encoding DsbE family thiol:disulfide interchange protein: MKRFLLPLAIFVVVVGFLGIGLTLNPREVPSPLVGKSAPEFALPQLHEPQQMLSLQDLRGKVWLLNFWASWCGGCKEEHPVLMQLAKTGEVPIYGMDYKDRRDEGIAWLQRWGNPYSVIAVDESGRVGINYGVYGVPETYVIDKAGVIRYKQIGPLDESILDKKIMPLVRELQQQ, from the coding sequence ATGAAACGGTTCCTCCTCCCTCTTGCGATCTTTGTGGTGGTCGTCGGGTTTCTGGGTATTGGGCTCACCTTGAACCCTCGCGAAGTGCCATCGCCGTTAGTGGGTAAATCGGCGCCGGAGTTTGCCCTGCCGCAATTACACGAACCTCAGCAGATGTTGTCGCTGCAGGATCTGCGCGGCAAAGTCTGGCTGCTGAATTTCTGGGCTTCGTGGTGCGGTGGCTGCAAGGAAGAGCATCCTGTGCTGATGCAGCTCGCGAAAACCGGCGAAGTCCCGATCTACGGCATGGACTACAAGGACCGGCGGGACGAGGGGATCGCCTGGCTGCAGCGATGGGGGAATCCCTATTCGGTCATCGCGGTCGATGAATCGGGGCGTGTGGGCATCAACTACGGAGTCTATGGCGTTCCTGAAACGTACGTGATCGATAAAGCGGGGGTGATCCGCTACAAACAGATCGGTCCGCTGGATGAGAGTATTCTGGACAAGAAAATCATGCCCCTGGTGCGGGAGTTACAACAACAATGA
- the ccmD gene encoding heme exporter protein CcmD, with the protein MQWGSVSEFVAMGGYGLYVWTSFGVTAFGMLWEVFALRRRHAAAREGARQSFQDL; encoded by the coding sequence ATGCAGTGGGGGAGTGTGTCAGAGTTTGTGGCCATGGGCGGGTACGGGCTCTATGTCTGGACGTCGTTTGGCGTCACGGCGTTCGGTATGCTGTGGGAAGTGTTCGCCTTGCGACGGCGACATGCGGCGGCGCGTGAGGGTGCCCGTCAATCATTTCAGGACCTGTGA
- the ccmE gene encoding cytochrome c maturation protein CcmE, with amino-acid sequence MKPRQKRFVLIGLGLVALAVAAVLVLNAFQSNLVFFFTPTQVANGEVPQGRSFRIGGMVEQGSLTREGDGLTVHFIVTDMAKRVPVMFKGILPDLFKEGKGAVAQGQLGADGTFIASEVLAKHDENYMPPEVAEALAKAKAKGAQSSSTLVVQPQ; translated from the coding sequence ATGAAACCCAGACAGAAACGTTTTGTGCTCATCGGGCTTGGTCTCGTGGCGTTGGCCGTAGCGGCGGTGTTGGTGCTGAATGCGTTCCAAAGTAACCTCGTGTTCTTTTTTACGCCGACGCAAGTCGCCAATGGCGAGGTGCCTCAGGGCCGCAGCTTCCGCATCGGCGGGATGGTCGAACAAGGAAGTCTGACGCGTGAGGGCGACGGCCTCACCGTTCATTTCATCGTGACCGACATGGCGAAGCGCGTTCCCGTGATGTTCAAAGGGATTCTTCCCGACCTCTTCAAGGAGGGGAAGGGCGCAGTGGCGCAGGGGCAACTCGGGGCCGATGGGACGTTCATCGCCAGCGAGGTGCTGGCCAAGCACGATGAGAACTATATGCCGCCGGAAGTCGCTGAGGCGCTGGCCAAAGCTAAGGCGAAAGGCGCACAGAGCAGCAGCACATTGGTCGTACAACCGCAGTAG
- a CDS encoding heme ABC transporter permease has translation MTMIGLTRINWFKYSSPQVFYPLAGRLMPWCAAAAILLIGAGLYLGFFVAPTDFQQGQSYRIIFVHVPAAWMSMFLYVVMAVWAGIGLGLNARPSFMMAQAIAPTGALFTFLALVTGAMWGKPTWGAWWVWDARLTSELILLFLYGGVMLLRTSIDDSRRADRASAVFALVGVVNVPIIYFSVRWWNTLHQGASVSMTAAPKMAATMLTAMLVMTLGFWMYSLAVTLARMRCVILEREQQASWETQATHQDALEVP, from the coding sequence ATGACTATGATAGGTCTCACTCGTATCAATTGGTTCAAGTATTCGTCGCCGCAGGTCTTCTATCCCTTGGCCGGACGCCTGATGCCCTGGTGTGCTGCCGCAGCGATTCTGTTGATCGGGGCGGGGCTCTATCTTGGGTTTTTCGTGGCGCCGACCGATTTTCAGCAAGGACAGTCCTATCGCATTATTTTCGTCCATGTCCCGGCTGCCTGGATGTCGATGTTCCTCTATGTGGTCATGGCCGTCTGGGCCGGGATTGGATTAGGCCTCAATGCGCGTCCCTCGTTTATGATGGCCCAAGCGATTGCTCCGACCGGGGCGCTGTTCACCTTTCTCGCGCTGGTGACCGGCGCCATGTGGGGCAAGCCGACCTGGGGAGCCTGGTGGGTCTGGGATGCCCGGCTGACATCCGAACTGATTCTCTTGTTTCTGTACGGCGGGGTGATGTTGCTCCGCACGTCTATCGATGACTCCCGACGCGCCGATCGTGCCAGCGCCGTCTTCGCGCTGGTCGGAGTCGTCAACGTGCCCATTATTTACTTTTCTGTGCGTTGGTGGAATACGCTCCACCAGGGTGCTTCGGTGAGCATGACGGCTGCGCCAAAAATGGCGGCGACGATGCTCACGGCGATGTTGGTCATGACGCTGGGGTTCTGGATGTACAGTCTCGCCGTCACGCTGGCGCGCATGCGTTGCGTGATTCTTGAACGTGAGCAGCAAGCCTCATGGGAAACGCAGGCTACTCATCAAGACGCGCTGGAGGTTCCCTGA
- a CDS encoding heme lyase CcmF/NrfE family subunit translates to MIPEIGHFALILALCVAVVQGSLPIYGAAVGNAALMSVAKPAARGQFILVLLAFCCLGYAFAVKDFSVLYVASTSNSHLPLHYRLAAIWGAHEGSLLLWTFILTIWMVAVTFFSSHLPEAMRARILGVMGLVSLGFLLFMLTVSNPFERLIPAAADGRDLNPLLQDPGMVMHPPMLYMGYVGFSVAFAFAIAALLGGNLDAAWARWSRPWTTAAWCFLTVGIALGSGWAYYELGWGGWWFWDPVENASFMPWLAGTALIHSLAVTDKRGGFKVWTVLLAILAFSLSLVGTFLVRSGVLTSVHAFATDPKRGLFILVFLAIVIGGSLVLYAWRAPRVGLGGGFDMVSREAMLLGNNVLLVAALGSVFLGTLYPLFLDAMGLGKISVGPPYFDTVFVPLMTPAIFLMGIGPLAQWKKASLPDLALRLRWAFGASVVTALLLPFVLGKWTPLLSLGLLLASWIVTTAAVNVWERVSRLVGISVMSALATLPRAYWGMVVAHCGIAVFIVGVTMVKGFEVEQDLRMNVGETSTIGGYTFRFDGVQNVKGPNYTAARGMFHVSQGGHDVTDMFPEKRHYPVQNQAMTEAAIDTGLLRDLYVSLGEPLPGGAWSVRLYHKPFIDWIWGGCLIMALGGVLAMTDRRYRLAGRREESLVSDLPHPVGPEVS, encoded by the coding sequence ATGATTCCAGAAATCGGTCATTTTGCGTTGATTCTTGCGCTCTGCGTCGCGGTCGTGCAGGGGAGCCTTCCTATTTATGGGGCCGCAGTCGGGAACGCGGCCTTGATGTCCGTTGCGAAGCCGGCGGCGCGCGGGCAATTCATCCTAGTCCTGTTGGCCTTCTGTTGCCTGGGATACGCGTTCGCCGTCAAAGACTTCTCGGTCCTGTACGTCGCGTCCACGTCGAATTCCCATCTCCCCCTGCATTATCGTCTCGCGGCCATCTGGGGCGCGCATGAGGGGTCGTTGCTCCTCTGGACGTTCATCCTCACCATCTGGATGGTCGCCGTGACGTTCTTCTCCTCACATCTACCGGAGGCGATGCGTGCCCGTATTCTCGGCGTCATGGGGTTGGTCAGCCTGGGATTTCTCTTGTTCATGTTGACCGTGTCGAATCCATTCGAACGGTTGATTCCGGCCGCGGCCGATGGGCGCGATCTCAATCCCTTGCTGCAGGATCCCGGCATGGTCATGCATCCGCCGATGCTCTATATGGGGTACGTGGGATTTTCCGTGGCGTTCGCCTTTGCGATTGCAGCCCTGTTGGGAGGCAATCTGGACGCAGCCTGGGCCCGCTGGTCGCGCCCTTGGACGACCGCCGCCTGGTGTTTTCTCACCGTGGGTATCGCGTTAGGCAGCGGCTGGGCCTATTACGAACTCGGCTGGGGCGGCTGGTGGTTCTGGGACCCGGTGGAAAACGCTTCCTTCATGCCTTGGCTGGCAGGGACCGCGCTGATCCACTCGCTGGCCGTGACGGATAAACGGGGCGGTTTCAAAGTCTGGACGGTGCTGCTCGCGATTCTCGCCTTCTCATTGAGTTTGGTCGGAACATTTTTGGTCCGATCCGGTGTCTTGACCTCGGTCCATGCTTTCGCGACCGATCCAAAACGCGGCTTGTTTATTCTGGTCTTCCTCGCGATCGTCATCGGCGGGTCGTTGGTCCTCTATGCCTGGCGTGCCCCGCGTGTGGGGTTGGGGGGCGGCTTCGACATGGTCTCGCGCGAAGCGATGTTGCTGGGAAACAATGTATTGCTGGTCGCGGCCTTGGGATCGGTCTTCCTGGGTACGCTCTATCCGTTGTTTCTCGACGCGATGGGTCTCGGGAAGATTTCAGTCGGCCCGCCCTATTTCGATACGGTGTTTGTCCCCCTCATGACCCCGGCCATTTTTCTCATGGGAATCGGCCCATTGGCGCAGTGGAAGAAAGCGAGCTTGCCGGACTTGGCGCTACGCCTGCGTTGGGCCTTCGGCGCGAGCGTCGTCACCGCGCTGCTGCTCCCGTTCGTGCTGGGCAAGTGGACGCCGCTTCTCAGCCTGGGGCTGTTGTTGGCGTCTTGGATTGTGACGACGGCAGCGGTGAATGTGTGGGAGCGAGTGAGCCGCCTCGTCGGCATCAGTGTCATGAGTGCTCTGGCCACGCTTCCGCGGGCCTATTGGGGCATGGTGGTTGCCCATTGCGGCATCGCTGTGTTTATCGTGGGCGTCACCATGGTCAAAGGGTTCGAGGTCGAACAAGATCTACGCATGAATGTCGGCGAGACCTCCACCATCGGAGGATATACCTTCCGGTTCGATGGCGTGCAAAACGTTAAGGGGCCGAACTATACGGCGGCACGCGGGATGTTTCACGTGAGCCAGGGGGGGCATGACGTCACCGACATGTTTCCTGAAAAGCGGCATTATCCGGTTCAGAATCAGGCGATGACCGAAGCCGCGATTGATACAGGATTGCTGCGCGACCTCTATGTGTCGCTCGGGGAACCGCTCCCTGGGGGAGCCTGGAGCGTGCGGTTGTACCACAAGCCCTTCATCGACTGGATCTGGGGCGGTTGTTTGATTATGGCGTTGGGCGGGGTCCTCGCGATGACCGATCGCCGCTATCGTTTAGCCGGGCGGCGTGAAGAATCGCTCGTGTCAGACCTGCCGCACCCGGTGGGGCCAGAGGTCTCATGA
- the ccmB gene encoding heme exporter protein CcmB: protein MNQLGMFAALREIIRRDLLLAMRRRSDVLTTVLFFILVGSLFPLGVGPEPAVLRTIAPGVLWVAALLSCLLSLGRLFTTDYVDGVLEQMLLIPQPLSVLVIGKVTAHWLISGLPVVLLSPLLGLQFGLTGEALGILTLSLLLGTPALSFIGAIGAALTLGVRGSSVLIALLVLPLFIPVLIFGAGAVSSSASGIGAGAHLSLLGAGLLLALALAPWATATSLRIALE from the coding sequence ATGAATCAGCTTGGCATGTTCGCAGCTCTGCGTGAAATCATTCGACGGGATCTCCTGCTGGCGATGAGACGCCGTTCGGATGTTCTGACGACGGTGCTGTTTTTTATCCTGGTCGGGAGCCTCTTCCCCTTGGGCGTCGGACCGGAACCAGCGGTGCTGCGGACGATCGCACCGGGTGTCTTGTGGGTCGCTGCGCTGCTTTCGTGTTTGCTGTCGCTGGGTCGCCTGTTTACGACTGACTATGTCGACGGAGTATTGGAACAGATGCTGCTGATCCCGCAACCATTATCCGTGTTGGTCATCGGGAAGGTGACGGCGCATTGGCTGATCTCCGGGTTGCCGGTGGTGCTCCTCTCGCCGCTTCTTGGCCTGCAGTTCGGTCTGACCGGGGAGGCGTTGGGCATCCTGACCCTCTCGCTCTTGCTGGGCACGCCGGCGTTGAGTTTTATCGGGGCGATCGGTGCCGCGTTGACCCTGGGGGTGCGTGGCAGTAGTGTGCTGATTGCGCTCCTCGTGTTGCCGTTGTTTATTCCAGTTTTGATTTTCGGCGCCGGCGCCGTGTCGAGCAGTGCCTCGGGAATCGGCGCCGGCGCGCATCTCTCGCTCCTGGGCGCGGGTCTGTTACTGGCCCTCGCATTGGCGCCCTGGGCCACGGCCACATCGTTACGGATCGCGCTGGAGTAA
- a CDS encoding cytochrome c-type biogenesis protein CcmH produces MRRWLLVLLLIPCLVSAEEAKPLAENPQAEARLKTLALELRCLVCQNQTLADSTAPLAEDLRREVREMIAKNMSDQEILDFLVQRYGDFVLYRPPLKATTTFLWLGPFLLLVVGGVMLAVSLRRRAKTVPDPALSDEDHRAVAQLLSEGTKRS; encoded by the coding sequence ATGAGACGCTGGTTACTTGTGTTGCTCTTGATTCCCTGCCTCGTGTCGGCAGAGGAAGCGAAACCGCTGGCTGAGAACCCGCAGGCAGAGGCGCGTCTGAAGACCCTTGCTCTGGAGTTGCGCTGTCTCGTCTGTCAGAACCAGACGCTGGCAGACTCGACCGCGCCATTGGCCGAAGATTTGCGCCGTGAAGTCCGCGAAATGATCGCGAAAAATATGAGCGACCAAGAGATCCTCGACTTCCTGGTCCAACGGTATGGCGACTTCGTGTTATACCGGCCTCCGCTCAAGGCCACGACGACTTTTCTCTGGCTGGGCCCGTTTCTCTTGCTCGTGGTGGGAGGGGTTATGTTAGCCGTTTCGTTGCGGCGCCGAGCGAAGACAGTGCCAGATCCCGCGCTCTCCGATGAGGACCATCGAGCAGTCGCGCAACTGCTCTCGGAAGGAACCAAACGCTCATGA
- the ccmA gene encoding cytochrome c biogenesis heme-transporting ATPase CcmA, which translates to MLKVDNVSCVRGERRLITALSFAIPRGRLLAVTGANGSGKTSLLRMVCGLLPVEQGRILWDGEDVRACRERYLASLVYIGHLNSLKDDLTPVENVTISARLAGEEISEGKTCEALEAVGLARTIHRLPARVLSQGQKRRVSLARLWVSQRLLWILDEPFAALDAAATGLLMQQLRAHLSNGGIVIAATHQEIDVGADRLDQLRLVG; encoded by the coding sequence ATGTTGAAGGTAGACAACGTAAGTTGTGTTCGCGGGGAACGCCGCCTTATTACCGCGCTGAGCTTCGCGATACCGCGAGGCAGGCTCCTCGCGGTGACGGGCGCAAACGGGAGCGGAAAAACCAGCCTCTTGCGTATGGTGTGCGGTCTGCTGCCGGTGGAGCAGGGACGCATTCTGTGGGACGGGGAAGACGTCCGTGCCTGCAGGGAACGGTACCTGGCTAGCCTGGTCTATATTGGGCATTTGAATAGCTTGAAAGATGACCTGACGCCGGTCGAGAATGTCACGATCTCGGCTCGTCTGGCCGGTGAAGAAATCTCGGAAGGGAAAACTTGTGAGGCCTTGGAGGCGGTCGGCCTTGCGCGGACCATTCACCGGTTGCCGGCGAGGGTGCTGTCGCAAGGACAGAAGCGCCGGGTCTCACTGGCACGCTTGTGGGTCTCACAGCGGTTACTCTGGATTTTGGACGAACCGTTCGCAGCACTGGATGCGGCGGCGACCGGTCTGCTGATGCAACAGCTGCGAGCGCATCTCAGTAACGGCGGGATCGTCATCGCGGCGACTCACCAAGAGATCGATGTCGGCGCCGATCGCCTTGATCAGCTGAGGCTCGTTGGATGA